A window of Rattus norvegicus strain BN/NHsdMcwi chromosome 14, GRCr8, whole genome shotgun sequence contains these coding sequences:
- the Odaph gene encoding odontogenesis-associated phosphoprotein precursor, which yields MAPGFHFSWLLVSWLVVTTVKGQDVMTPPGSQNNVNPTDCQIITLTPPPTTRNQLTRAQPVTRTPTFYFPPRRPGFYPRFPNIPFFPPNNRRFQLWPFYPPRGRLIPWRFFLGRRQLQSSSSEESLET from the exons ATGGCTCCTGGTTTCCACTTCTCCTGGTTACTGGTTAGCTGGCTGGTGGTAACTACGGTGAAAG GACAAGATGTAATGACCCCTCCTGGCTCACAGAATAACGTGAACCCTACGGACTGCCAGATCATCACCCTGACCCCTCCTCCCACCACGAGGAATCAGCTAACAAGGGCCCAGCCTGTCACAAGGACACCCACGTTTTATTTTCCACCAAGGAGGCCTGGCTTCTACCCCAGGTTCCCTAACAtacctttcttccctccaaacaaCCGTCGCTTCCAGCTCTGGCCTTTCTACCCACCACGAGGTAGACTGATTCCTTGGAGATTCTTCCTTGGAAGAAGGCAGCTCCAGAGCAGCTCATCTGAGGAGAGCCTGGAGACATGA